One genomic segment of candidate division KSB1 bacterium includes these proteins:
- a CDS encoding S8 family peptidase, protein MFSDDFMTGRRFIRFQYFFLALVAFPPSVFSQPANSPLDFRFHFLQETARLSKQAATAMPATIRFQRAPSNQLLEAIEQLGVTFQWHNGVRLGSTTVYPVHLRHDHLAALALMPEIVAVQPSWRPVRVPPLDASRPQIQAEAAWKLKDKQGKALTGKGVLIADFDTGVDFFHPMLWFADGDTLNWLDVNGNQTFDPGVDGVDKNHNNRFDTSENLRYKEFLYSNVNDANLYDAHLDFLYNDANNNSSRDFGAAAGFTESSPTYGEQWYITLDTNKDNRLSPGEKLVGLKTSKIRAIREVDGTVRRRGVDLIMANPDNGPFGGHGTSVAGIAIGGVAGVHRLAGIAPEAEMIFGSISYNASPRFFTALPGMMAWAQAEGADIMLYEDGEWVWEYLDGSSNEEIMINEMAAKGILQVAPTGNLTGGRMQKTLMINANDSTVATFTGGSSTEVWPSVRWLGTMNDVVVRLQVNTGSFVTLPGNGSTITIGGKSVYSNKSVSSRGTAMMVLHIAASGGATYNLRLINKTATQKRVEGMLGDNGFSWTGLARWQSPTEDNTVTWPATADSAIGVAAYKNKSSDTNINVFSGRGMRIDNRRQVDVAAPGSTVYSIGLNDRYVAFGGTSSAGPHVAGALALIRQADKNLSHGKVRALLRAGAISDSFTGTVPNTTWGFGKLRIENSLRQIVTAVATNETVPQSWHLAQNFPNPFNPATHITFRVPHTGHVALKIYDLQGREVATLVNEAKAPGTYGVVWDASKFASGVYIYRLSGANFSATKKLILLR, encoded by the coding sequence ATGTTTTCGGACGATTTCATGACAGGCCGTCGGTTTATTCGTTTTCAATATTTTTTTCTTGCGCTGGTGGCGTTTCCGCCGTCAGTTTTTTCACAGCCGGCAAACTCTCCCCTTGATTTTCGCTTTCATTTTTTGCAGGAAACGGCAAGATTATCGAAACAAGCCGCAACGGCGATGCCCGCAACCATTCGCTTTCAGCGGGCGCCGTCGAATCAGCTTCTCGAGGCGATCGAACAACTCGGCGTCACCTTCCAATGGCACAACGGCGTCCGTTTGGGATCGACGACGGTGTATCCGGTGCACTTGCGACACGATCATCTCGCTGCCCTGGCGCTGATGCCGGAGATCGTGGCGGTGCAGCCGAGTTGGCGTCCGGTTCGCGTGCCGCCGCTCGACGCCAGCCGGCCGCAGATTCAAGCCGAGGCCGCCTGGAAGCTCAAAGACAAACAGGGCAAAGCCCTCACCGGCAAAGGCGTGCTGATCGCGGATTTTGACACCGGCGTGGATTTTTTTCATCCGATGCTGTGGTTTGCCGACGGTGACACGTTGAACTGGCTCGACGTCAATGGCAACCAAACCTTCGATCCCGGTGTCGATGGCGTTGACAAGAATCACAACAACCGGTTTGACACCAGCGAGAATCTGCGCTACAAAGAGTTTCTATATTCGAACGTCAATGACGCGAATTTGTACGATGCCCATCTCGATTTTCTTTATAATGATGCCAACAATAACAGCAGCCGTGATTTCGGCGCCGCCGCCGGTTTTACTGAATCCTCGCCGACTTATGGCGAACAATGGTACATCACGCTTGACACGAACAAGGACAACCGCTTGAGCCCTGGCGAAAAATTGGTCGGATTGAAAACGAGCAAGATTCGCGCGATTCGTGAAGTTGACGGCACCGTGCGCCGGCGCGGCGTCGATCTCATCATGGCGAATCCGGATAACGGCCCGTTCGGCGGGCATGGCACCTCGGTCGCCGGCATCGCCATTGGCGGCGTGGCCGGGGTGCATCGTTTGGCCGGTATCGCGCCGGAGGCCGAGATGATTTTCGGCTCGATCAGTTACAATGCGTCGCCGCGTTTTTTCACCGCGCTGCCCGGCATGATGGCGTGGGCGCAGGCAGAAGGCGCCGACATCATGCTTTACGAAGACGGCGAATGGGTGTGGGAATATCTCGACGGCTCGTCGAACGAAGAAATCATGATCAACGAGATGGCGGCCAAAGGCATTTTGCAAGTGGCGCCGACCGGCAATCTCACCGGCGGCCGCATGCAGAAGACGCTGATGATCAATGCCAACGATTCGACCGTCGCCACTTTTACCGGCGGCTCTTCGACCGAAGTGTGGCCTTCAGTGCGATGGTTGGGAACTATGAATGACGTGGTGGTGCGATTGCAAGTGAATACCGGCAGCTTCGTCACGCTGCCGGGCAACGGCTCAACGATAACGATCGGCGGCAAGTCGGTTTACTCGAATAAAAGTGTTTCTTCACGCGGCACGGCGATGATGGTTCTTCACATCGCGGCCAGCGGCGGAGCGACGTACAATCTTCGCCTCATCAATAAAACCGCGACGCAAAAACGTGTCGAAGGCATGCTGGGAGACAACGGCTTCAGTTGGACCGGGTTGGCGCGGTGGCAATCGCCGACTGAAGACAATACGGTGACGTGGCCGGCGACCGCCGACAGCGCCATCGGTGTGGCGGCTTACAAAAATAAATCTTCCGATACCAACATCAATGTCTTCAGCGGCCGCGGCATGCGAATTGACAATCGCCGGCAGGTGGACGTGGCGGCGCCGGGCAGCACGGTTTACAGCATCGGCTTGAATGATCGTTACGTCGCGTTCGGTGGCACCAGCTCGGCAGGTCCGCATGTGGCCGGAGCTTTGGCTCTCATTCGTCAGGCCGATAAAAACTTGTCGCATGGCAAAGTCCGCGCCTTGCTGCGCGCCGGCGCGATTTCGGATAGCTTCACCGGAACCGTGCCAAATACGACTTGGGGTTTCGGCAAACTGCGGATTGAAAATTCGCTGCGGCAAATCGTTACGGCCGTGGCGACGAATGAAACCGTGCCGCAGTCGTGGCATCTGGCGCAGAATTTTCCGAATCCATTTAACCCGGCGACGCACATAACTTTTCGCGTTCCGCACACCGGGCATGTCGCGTTGAAAATTTATGACCTGCAAGGGCGCGAAGTGGCGACGCTGGTCAACGAAGCCAAAGCGCCGGGAACTTATGGCGTCGTTTGGGATGCAAGCAAATTTGCCAGCGGCGTTTATATTTATCGCTTGTCCGGCGCGAACTTCTCGGCGACAAAAAAATTGATTCTCTTGCGCTAG
- the xdh gene encoding selenium-dependent xanthine dehydrogenase, with protein sequence MPTPQSIHFLLNGEPREIRVAPDLSLLDLLRDHFDLTAAKNGCSPQGSCGCCTVLVDDKAVVSCVTPVAKIAGKRVQTLEGVPEQNREMLAKSFVLAGGLQCGFCIPGIAMRAHWLLQNNPNPTRDEIARALNNHICRCTGYTKIIDAIALAAKAYRGEPLPEHDNSGRIGTSLLRYQGENLTLGAKRYIDDMKMPEMLHGAVLFSAHPRAKVLAIDTSKAEKLDGVKAVITAKDVPGNRYEGLIEKDWPVFIAIGEETRCVGDILAAVAATSKAIARAAIELIEVQYEVLKPVSSTEEALQPEAPLIHPESPDKTNLLSTSVIKRGDVDKALAEAAFVATETFQTQLIEHAFLEPESCLAYPENGYLKVLSQGQGVFDDQRQIASILGVPIEQVQVELVSNGGAFGGKEDLSIQGQTALLAKITGKPVKLTLSRDESIRLHPKRHPIRMTYTVGVDQDGHLLAVKARMVGDKGAYASVGSKVLERAAGHATGPYRVPNVDVEALAVYTNNPPCGAMRGFGANQAAFGIEGMLDILAEKVGIDGWEIRYRNVMDAGDTWCSGQVLEKSVGIRKTLEAVKDIYRNAKYAGIACGIKNVGIGNGMPEYGRACLRVESPERITIYTGYTEMGQGLFTVLIQFACEVTGLPAKYFETKVDTHRPLDCGMTTASRATVLGGNAVKKAAEKLKADLQNGMTLGDLVGKEYFGEVLIDYTTKLGAKVAKPITHMTFGFATQVAILDDNGKLVKFIAAHDVGRAINPTLLEGQIEGSIHMGLGYALTEELPVTNGVPDTYQLRRLGLIRAKDMPEIETIFIEDYEPEGPFGAKGVGEIGLVPTAPAVASALYKFDGIRRTSLPMKDSPAARFAMGHK encoded by the coding sequence ATGCCGACTCCTCAATCCATTCACTTCCTCCTCAACGGTGAGCCGCGCGAAATCCGCGTTGCTCCTGATCTATCTTTGCTCGATCTTCTACGCGATCATTTTGACCTCACCGCCGCCAAGAACGGTTGCAGCCCGCAAGGCTCGTGTGGCTGTTGTACGGTTTTGGTGGATGATAAAGCCGTGGTCTCTTGCGTGACTCCCGTCGCCAAAATCGCCGGCAAGCGCGTGCAAACACTCGAGGGAGTGCCCGAGCAAAATCGCGAGATGCTGGCCAAGTCCTTCGTTCTTGCCGGCGGTTTGCAATGCGGCTTTTGCATTCCCGGCATCGCCATGCGCGCGCATTGGCTTTTACAAAATAATCCCAATCCAACACGCGATGAAATTGCACGCGCCTTGAATAATCACATCTGCCGCTGCACCGGCTATACGAAAATTATTGACGCCATCGCTCTCGCCGCCAAAGCGTATCGCGGAGAGCCACTTCCCGAACACGATAACAGCGGCCGCATCGGCACGAGTTTGTTGCGCTATCAAGGCGAAAATCTCACCCTCGGCGCGAAGCGTTACATTGATGATATGAAGATGCCGGAGATGCTGCATGGCGCGGTGCTCTTTTCAGCGCATCCGCGCGCCAAAGTACTGGCGATTGACACCTCGAAAGCAGAGAAATTGGACGGTGTCAAAGCCGTGATCACCGCGAAAGACGTTCCCGGCAACCGCTACGAAGGCTTGATCGAAAAAGACTGGCCGGTCTTCATTGCCATTGGCGAAGAGACGCGCTGTGTCGGCGACATTCTCGCCGCCGTCGCCGCCACGAGCAAAGCAATCGCGCGGGCAGCAATCGAGTTGATTGAAGTGCAATATGAAGTACTCAAGCCGGTTAGCTCAACCGAGGAAGCGCTGCAACCCGAAGCGCCGTTGATTCATCCGGAATCACCGGACAAAACCAATCTGCTCTCCACCTCCGTCATCAAGCGGGGCGATGTCGATAAAGCTCTGGCCGAAGCCGCGTTTGTTGCCACCGAAACTTTTCAAACCCAGCTCATCGAGCATGCTTTTTTGGAACCGGAAAGCTGTTTGGCTTATCCGGAAAATGGTTATCTCAAAGTTTTGAGCCAAGGCCAGGGCGTGTTCGACGATCAACGGCAAATCGCTTCCATTCTCGGCGTGCCAATCGAGCAGGTGCAAGTGGAGTTGGTTTCCAACGGCGGCGCGTTTGGCGGCAAAGAGGACCTCAGCATTCAAGGCCAAACCGCGCTGCTCGCCAAGATCACCGGCAAGCCGGTGAAGCTCACGCTTTCGCGGGACGAAAGTATTCGCTTGCATCCGAAACGCCATCCGATTCGCATGACATACACCGTTGGAGTTGATCAAGACGGCCATCTGCTCGCGGTCAAAGCGCGGATGGTCGGCGACAAAGGCGCGTATGCCTCGGTCGGGTCGAAAGTTTTGGAGCGTGCGGCCGGCCACGCCACCGGGCCGTATCGCGTGCCGAATGTCGATGTCGAAGCGCTCGCGGTGTACACCAACAATCCGCCCTGCGGTGCCATGCGCGGCTTCGGCGCCAATCAAGCCGCGTTCGGCATCGAGGGCATGCTCGATATTCTCGCCGAAAAAGTCGGCATCGATGGGTGGGAAATTCGCTATCGCAACGTGATGGATGCCGGCGATACATGGTGCAGCGGCCAGGTTTTGGAAAAAAGTGTCGGCATTCGCAAAACCCTCGAAGCGGTGAAAGACATTTATCGCAACGCCAAATATGCGGGCATTGCCTGCGGCATTAAAAACGTCGGCATCGGCAACGGCATGCCCGAATATGGCCGCGCCTGCTTGCGCGTCGAATCGCCGGAGCGCATCACGATTTACACCGGCTACACCGAAATGGGGCAGGGCTTGTTTACCGTGCTCATTCAATTTGCCTGCGAAGTCACCGGATTGCCGGCAAAATATTTCGAGACGAAAGTCGATACGCATCGCCCGCTGGATTGCGGCATGACCACGGCCTCCCGCGCCACCGTGCTCGGCGGCAATGCGGTGAAAAAAGCGGCGGAGAAACTGAAGGCGGATTTGCAAAATGGCATGACCCTCGGCGATCTCGTCGGCAAAGAATATTTTGGCGAAGTGCTGATTGATTACACCACCAAGCTCGGCGCGAAAGTGGCGAAGCCGATCACGCACATGACGTTTGGCTTCGCCACGCAAGTTGCCATTCTCGATGACAACGGCAAGCTGGTCAAATTCATCGCTGCGCACGACGTTGGCCGCGCCATCAATCCGACTTTGCTCGAAGGCCAAATCGAAGGCTCGATTCACATGGGGCTTGGTTATGCTTTGACGGAGGAACTGCCTGTGACGAATGGCGTGCCG